From the Butyrivibrio fibrisolvens genome, one window contains:
- a CDS encoding DUF6608 family protein, whose translation MKIIDRHNFISVVCVSFTLIVCGKLLYEKLIGFTDRFYTENIFTCLLVCVLATFILSLHYYLQRFPFIPVVIGQYVFLIGVIFVTIWFASKFTDMAPSAYKDMFISVTIPYVIGAAAYYICYFLEIKKANEFFSKL comes from the coding sequence ATGAAGATAATAGACAGACATAATTTTATTTCCGTTGTTTGCGTCAGCTTTACGCTGATAGTATGCGGCAAGCTCCTTTATGAAAAGCTGATTGGATTTACTGACAGATTCTATACTGAAAATATATTTACCTGCCTTTTGGTATGTGTGCTGGCAACTTTTATCTTGTCACTTCACTACTATCTTCAGCGATTTCCTTTTATTCCTGTAGTGATAGGTCAGTATGTATTTTTGATCGGAGTGATATTTGTTACTATATGGTTTGCTTCAAAATTCACAGACATGGCCCCATCTGCTTACAAGGATATGTTCATTTCAGTAACTATCCCATACGTAATCGGGGCAGCTGCCTACTATATATGTTATTTTCTTGAGATCAAAAAGGCGAATGAGTTTTTCTCAAAGCTTTAA
- a CDS encoding TIGR01212 family radical SAM protein (This family includes YhcC from E. coli K-12, an uncharacterized radical SAM protein.), which translates to MKINTLSEYLKKTYGCKVYKLSLQSGCTCPNRDGNIGTGGCTFCSEGGSGDFASFFLTKDADGNAITIEENIDMQIESAKEKVASKLKGQDHKYIAYFQSFTNTYGDSKILERIYRQALSHPEIVALSIGTRPDCLPDEILSMLESLRDEYGKDIWIELGLQTVNEESARHFRRGYKLPVFEDAYRRLKERDFVVIVHVILGLPGESEEDMLSSVRYLAGLTPSLDGIKLQLLHVLKGTDLAKEFEETSFHIFTLEEYCDIVIKCLKLLPPEIVVHRITGDGPKRLLIAPLWSANKKVVLNTINKAIKDA; encoded by the coding sequence ATGAAAATAAACACTTTATCTGAATATCTGAAAAAAACATATGGTTGCAAGGTTTATAAGCTTTCGCTTCAGTCAGGATGCACCTGCCCAAACCGGGACGGAAATATAGGAACTGGTGGTTGCACTTTCTGTTCTGAAGGCGGTTCGGGAGACTTTGCTTCTTTTTTCCTGACTAAAGATGCTGATGGTAATGCCATCACTATCGAAGAAAACATTGATATGCAGATTGAATCTGCTAAAGAGAAAGTTGCCTCGAAGCTTAAGGGGCAGGATCACAAGTATATTGCTTATTTCCAGTCATTTACCAATACTTATGGAGATTCCAAAATTCTGGAGAGGATATACAGACAGGCGCTTTCGCACCCTGAGATTGTTGCGCTATCTATCGGAACAAGGCCAGATTGTCTTCCTGATGAGATACTTTCAATGCTTGAATCGCTGCGAGATGAGTATGGGAAGGATATCTGGATCGAGCTTGGGCTACAGACTGTTAATGAAGAAAGTGCTCGTCACTTTAGGCGGGGATACAAGCTGCCTGTATTCGAAGATGCATATAGAAGGTTAAAAGAAAGAGACTTTGTCGTTATCGTTCATGTAATATTAGGGCTTCCCGGTGAAAGTGAAGAAGATATGCTCTCTTCTGTCAGGTATCTTGCAGGCCTAACTCCTTCTCTTGACGGAATCAAGCTTCAGCTTCTTCATGTTCTAAAAGGTACTGATCTTGCAAAAGAGTTTGAAGAGACTTCATTTCATATTTTTACTCTTGAAGAGTATTGCGATATAGTGATCAAATGTTTGAAACTTCTGCCTCCGGAAATTGTGGTTCATCGTATAACAGGAGACGGACCAAAAAGGCTGCTTATCGCGCCCTTATGGTCCGCCAACAAAAAGGTTGTTCTTAATACTATAAATAAAGCTATAAAGGATGCTTAG
- a CDS encoding methionyl aminopeptidase → MYTKIGSNEPCWCGSGKKYKKCHEQFDERIIGFELKGHEVPPRRIIKTKEQVEGIKESAKINIACLDRVAKEIHAGMSTEEIDHIVAETTRAMGGIPAPLNYEGFPKSVCTSINDQVCHGIPSPDDILKDGDIINVDCSTIYNGYFSDSSRMFLIGDVSPEMRKLVEVTKECVEIGIKMVKPWTFMGDMGHAIHQHALDNGYTVVREIGGHGCGVEFHEDPFVSFVSRPGTEMLMVPGMTFTIEPMVNMGTDRIFVDEENDWTIYTNDHKPSAQWEVQVLVTEDGCEVLTY, encoded by the coding sequence ATGTACACAAAGATCGGTAGTAACGAACCCTGCTGGTGTGGCAGCGGCAAAAAGTACAAAAAGTGCCACGAGCAGTTTGATGAGCGCATTATCGGGTTTGAACTTAAAGGGCATGAAGTTCCACCCCGCAGGATCATCAAGACCAAAGAACAGGTAGAAGGAATCAAGGAAAGCGCCAAGATCAACATAGCTTGTCTTGACCGCGTAGCTAAAGAGATTCATGCAGGCATGTCAACTGAAGAGATAGATCATATAGTAGCAGAGACAACAAGGGCAATGGGCGGCATCCCGGCGCCACTTAACTACGAAGGATTCCCAAAGAGTGTATGTACCTCTATCAATGATCAGGTATGTCACGGAATCCCATCCCCTGATGATATATTAAAAGATGGTGATATCATCAATGTAGACTGCTCTACAATCTACAACGGATATTTCTCCGATTCATCACGAATGTTCCTCATAGGAGACGTATCTCCCGAGATGAGAAAGCTTGTAGAAGTTACCAAGGAATGTGTAGAGATCGGTATCAAGATGGTTAAGCCATGGACTTTCATGGGAGATATGGGCCATGCTATACACCAGCATGCGCTTGATAACGGATATACAGTTGTAAGAGAGATAGGCGGTCACGGCTGCGGCGTAGAGTTCCACGAAGATCCATTCGTAAGCTTTGTATCAAGGCCGGGAACAGAGATGCTCATGGTACCCGGTATGACTTTTACCATAGAGCCTATGGTCAATATGGGAACAGACCGTATCTTCGTAGACGAAGAGAACGACTGGACTATCTATACCAATGACCACAAGCCGTCTGCGCAGTGGGAAGTTCAGGTACTCGTAACGGAAGACGGCTGCGAAGTTTTGACATACTAA
- a CDS encoding cation diffusion facilitator family transporter, which produces MENNRDNVIIRTSIIGIIANVFLASFKAFVGVVSNSIAVTLDAVNNLSDALSSIITIVGTKLAGKLPNKKHPFGYGRIEYLSAMIVSGIVLYAGLTSLVESVKKIISPEKADYSAVSLVIIVSAIVVKLILGKYVRTQGEKVNSGSLIASGKDASFDALLSTSVLASAVIFLLTGLSLEAYVGALISVIIIKSGIEMMRDTVDEILGERADKETTRKIKALIKEEPEVRGAYDLIMYNYGPDKNYASVHIEVPDTMTVDKLDKLTRRIEKRVMEESGVALVGVGVYSYNTGDNDIARLQNAVSKVVLSHEWAVSMHGFYADLDAKEIRFDVVISFDIGQAEAMSILNKDLKDAFPEYKFMFSPDVDVSD; this is translated from the coding sequence ATGGAGAATAATAGAGATAACGTCATTATAAGAACCAGTATCATCGGCATCATCGCAAATGTATTCCTTGCATCCTTCAAGGCTTTTGTAGGCGTAGTGTCCAATTCTATAGCAGTAACATTGGATGCGGTTAATAACCTTTCAGATGCCTTATCTTCAATAATTACTATCGTAGGAACCAAGCTTGCAGGTAAGCTTCCCAACAAAAAACATCCCTTTGGATATGGCAGGATCGAGTACCTAAGCGCTATGATCGTTTCGGGAATCGTTCTTTATGCAGGTCTTACTTCCCTTGTGGAATCTGTGAAAAAGATAATAAGTCCGGAAAAAGCTGATTACAGCGCAGTATCACTTGTGATCATCGTATCGGCAATTGTTGTAAAGCTTATCCTTGGAAAATACGTTAGAACTCAGGGAGAGAAGGTTAATTCAGGATCTCTTATAGCATCAGGTAAGGATGCTTCCTTTGATGCACTTCTGTCAACATCTGTACTTGCCAGCGCTGTGATATTTCTTTTGACAGGATTATCCCTGGAAGCATATGTAGGTGCACTCATATCAGTGATCATCATCAAGTCCGGTATAGAAATGATGAGAGATACTGTAGATGAGATCCTTGGCGAAAGAGCTGATAAAGAAACAACCAGGAAAATTAAAGCTCTGATAAAAGAAGAGCCTGAAGTAAGAGGTGCATATGACCTTATAATGTACAACTACGGCCCTGACAAGAATTATGCTTCTGTTCATATTGAAGTTCCGGATACAATGACTGTAGACAAGCTTGATAAGCTTACAAGGCGTATTGAAAAAAGAGTTATGGAAGAATCCGGTGTTGCTCTTGTAGGAGTGGGAGTATACTCCTACAATACCGGTGATAATGATATAGCAAGATTGCAAAATGCTGTTTCCAAAGTAGTATTATCCCATGAATGGGCTGTTTCCATGCACGGTTTCTATGCAGATCTTGATGCCAAAGAGATACGATTTGATGTAGTCATTAGCTTTGATATAGGTCAGGCTGAAGCTATGAGTATCCTCAATAAAGACCTTAAGGACGCATTCCCTGAATATAAATTCATGTTTTCACCGGATGTAGATGTATCAGACTGA